From Drosophila suzukii chromosome 2R, CBGP_Dsuzu_IsoJpt1.0, whole genome shotgun sequence, a single genomic window includes:
- the LOC108010207 gene encoding LYR motif-containing protein 2 produces MTKIPKAALGLKQFMLRQEVLKLYREIFRTIRQVPDKNSQLELRSWARHDFETNRNQTDEVAIKMLIQHGRRSLTELRTSLQLSGVSEGK; encoded by the exons ATGACCAAGATACCAAAAGCAGCACTTGGTTTAAAGCAG TTTATGTTGCGCCAAGAGGTCCTGAAGCTCTACAGGGAAATCTTCCGCACCATCCGCCAAGTTCCCGACAAAAACAGCCAGTTGGAGCTGCGATCCTGGGCACGACACGACTTTGAGACGAATCGGAACCAAACTGACGAGGTTGCCATTAAGATGCTCATCCAGCATGGCAGGCGCAGCCTCACAGAACTAAGAACCAGCCTCCAGTTGAGCGGAGTGAGCGAGGGCAAATAG
- the S2P gene encoding membrane-bound transcription factor site-2 protease, whose translation MDPLVFFVVLASLYGVLYFFDRFFKSCMHYPYDAFLKNTGLSVNFMSLHWHTSAFNRTLLRWGSAGNSCTRRVMLTSFNVGVLVTFSLLPVGLILLIATIFSSGEQESSSSASSPVGVPVQLEILLPGVNLPLAEIGYYITTLVLCLVVHEMGHALAAVMEDVPVTGFGIKFIFCLPLAYTELSHDHLNGLRWFRKLRVLCAGIWHNFVFAGVCYLLISTVGITMSPLYAYNQHVVVTELTRKSPLRGERGLQVDNQITQINGCPVDSEESWVTCLQNSLKLKPGYCVSADFVQLNDESSAISHHSIDGQLQCCDELNPNVSCFEVVEDVNGDVPVELPQHVCLNVRRTLEEVTEHCSSGVCNEGFCLRPLIRNITAIMTFKRQNSRGEKLPPVIYVGHPWDVTRTVDVSAFVPRYSFLKAAWPDAWLLLLKYNVVFSIGLALINAIPCFGFDGAHITSTVIHSFLVGRVDQHAKRDLISVIITSVGSLLFGLALLKVAWLSFLRPLL comes from the exons ATGGATCCCTTGGTGTTCTTCGTAGTATTAGCTTCGCTCTACGGCGTTCTGTACTTCTTCGACCGCTTCTTCAAA AGCTGCATGCACTACCCGTACGATGCCTTCCTCAAGAACACCGGACTGAGTGTCAACTTCATGAGCCTCCACTGGCACACAAGTGCCTTCAATAGGACCCTCCTGCGTTGGGGATCCGCCGGAAACAGCTGCACCCGTAGAGTAATGCTCACCAGCTTCAATGTCGGTGTCCTAGTCACCTTTTCCTTGCTACCGGTTGGGCTCATCCTGCTCATTGCCACCATATTTAGTAGTGGCGAACAGGAAAGCTCTTCGTCTGCATCCTCTCCAGTTGGAGTGCCCGTGCAGTTGGAAATTCTGCTGCCCGGTGTCAACTTGCCGCTGGCGGAGATCGGCTACTACATCACCACCCTGGTGCTCTGTCTAGTGGTCCACGAGATGGGGCATGCCCTGGCCGctgtcatggaagatgtgcccGTCACCGGTTTTGGTATTAAG TTCATCTTCTGCCTGCCGTTGGCATACACGGAGCTCTCCCACGATCACCTAAACGGCCTGCGTTGGTTTCGCAAACTGCGCGTTTTGTGCGCCGGCATCTGGCACAACTTTGTGTTCGCCGGCGTGTGTTACCTCTTAATCTCAACGGTGGGCATTACCATGTCACCTCTGTACGCTTACAACCAGCATGTGGTGGTCACCGAATTAACCAGGAAATCTCCGCTGCGAGGGGAACGCGGCCTGCAAGTGGACAATCAAATCACCCAAATAAACGGCTGTCCGGTGGACAGCGAGGAAAGTTGGGTGACCTGCTTGCAGAACTCCCTAAAACTGAAGCCGGGCTACTGTGTGAGTGCGGACTTCGTGCAGCTAAACGACGAGAGCAGCGCCATTTCACATCATAGTATCGATGGACAGCTGCAGTGCTGCGATGAACTGAATCCCAATGTGAGTTGCTTCGAGGTGGTGGAGGATGTTAATGGTGATGTGCCTGTGGAGCTGCCGCAGCACGTATGCCTAAATGTGCGCCGCACTCTGGAGGAGGTAACGGAGCACTGTTCCTCAGGAGTCTGCAACGAGGGCTTTTGCCTGCGCCCGCTAATTCGAAATATCACTGCCATAATGACGTTTAAGCGGCAGAATTCACGAGGAGAAAAGCTGCCGCCGGTGATTTATGTGGGTCATCCCTGGGATGTGACCCGAACCGTGGATGTCTCCGCCTTTGTGCCGAGATACTCCTTCCTGAAGGCAGCGTGGCCGGATGCCTGGCTGCTGCTACTCAAGTACAACGTTGTCTTCAGCATAGGATTGGCCCTGATTAATGCCATTCCCTGCTTCGGCTTCGATGGCGCCCACATCACCAGCACCGTGATACACAGCTTCTTGGTGGGCCGAGTGGACCAGCATGCCAAGAGGGATCTCATCTCGGTGATCATCACCAGCGTGGGCTCTCTGCTCTTTGGACTGGCCCTGCTTAAGGTGGCCTGGCTGAGTTTCCTGCGACCTCTGCTTTAA